In Triticum urartu cultivar G1812 chromosome 6, Tu2.1, whole genome shotgun sequence, the following proteins share a genomic window:
- the LOC125512367 gene encoding E3 ubiquitin-protein ligase PUB23-like has product MDMDMEEPPHLFLCPISMELMEEPVTVSTGVTYDRRSIERWLFTYGRATCPATMQPLANLDLTPNHTLARVISSWLDRGSSSSSSPSTSSLSSPVHELGTPLTRMLEEERLRSALGDLEQTPFKVTALKSMRSCMAGDVAMQIIFVASGGVEAVGRVMAQALAESGAGGDFSAFTVCEEAAAVLAALPLSDEASAGLVLAPECLRPVMALLQRGSAEARLHAMDILTKISSAGAGDHWTAGIDVDDVLKSLLELLSDEVSARLSSRALDVLLDVVERSPSGRAKAVEVGAVHVLVELLVVDADDRHVAERILLLLKRLCKCPEGRLAFAEHDLSVAAVARTMLRVSDLATQLAVKVLWLVSMVAQSEKVLEDMVLTGAVAKLLGLLHVESAPSTKQKTVRMVRIHGVFWRQYPCFPTDLKDYLRLLD; this is encoded by the coding sequence ATGGACATGGACATGGAGGAGCCTCCCCACCTGTTCCTGTGCCCCATCTCCATGGAGCTCATGGAGGAGCCCGTCACGGTGTCCACCGGCGTCACCTACGACCGCCGCAGCATCGAGCGCTGGCTCTTCACGTACGGCCGGGCCACCTGCCCGGCCACCATGCAGCCGCTCGCCAACCTTGACCTCACCCCGAACCACACCCTCGCGCGCGTCATCTCCTCCTGGCTCGACCgcggctcctcctcctcgtcgtcgccgTCCACGTCGTCGCTGTCGAGTCCGGTCCACGAGCTGGGGACGCCGCTGACGAGGATGCTGGAGGAGGAGCGGCTGCGGTCGGCGCTGGGCGACCTCGAGCAGACGCCGTTCAAGGTGACCGCGCTCAAGAGCATGCGGAGCTGCATGGCGGGCGACGTGGCCATGCAGATCATCTTCGTCGCCTCGGGCGGCGTTGAGGCGGTCGGCCGCGTGATGGCGCAGGCGCTGGCGGAGAGCGGCGCGGGGggcgacttctccgcgttcacgGTGTGCGAGGAGGCCGCGGCGGTGCTCGCCGCGCTCCCGCTCTCCGACGAGGCGTCGGCGGGGCTCGTTCTTGCGCCGGAGTGCCTGAGGCCCGTCATGGCGTTGCTCCAGCGCGGCAGCGCGGAGGCGAGGTTGCACGCCATGGACATCCTCACCAAGATCTCCAGTGCCGGCGCCGGTGACCACTGGACTGCCGGCATCGACGTCGACGACGTGCTCAAGTCCCTCCTCGAGCTCCTGTCCGACGAGGTCTCCGCGCGCCTCAGCTCGCGCGCGCTCGACGTGCTCCTGGACGTCGTGGAGCGGTCGCCGAGCGGCCGCGCCAAGGCCGTGGAGGTCGGCGCGGTGCACGTCCTCGTCGAGCTCCTCGTCGTGGACGCCGACGACCGCCACGTCGCCGAGCGGATACTGCTGCTTCTCAAGCGGCTGTGCAAGTGCCCTGAGGGGCGCCTCGCCTTCGCCGAGCACGACCTGTCGGTGGCAGCCGTGGCGAGGACAATGCTGCGGGTGTCGGATCTGGCCACGCAGCTGGCCGTCAAGGTGCTGTGGCTCGTGTCCATGGTGGCCCAGTCGGAGAAGGTGCTCGAGGACATGGTGCTCACCGGCGCCGTGGCGAAGCTGCTGGGGCTGCTGCACGTCGAGAGCGCGCCGTCCACGAAGCAAAAGACAGTGAGGATGGTGAGGATCCACGGCGTGTTCTGGAGGCAGTACCCTTGCTTCCCAACCGACCTCAAGGATTACTTGAGGCTGCTCGATTGA